A genomic stretch from Streptomyces fungicidicus includes:
- a CDS encoding cupin domain-containing protein: MTSDDGDFPGGDAPLPRILCDTSALAALDDGSTGALWRLAESGRQLDANVVRVPPGHRVGTHREPELDVLLLVLAGDGTLTAPDGPHPLAAGALTWLPHGSTRSLDAGPDGLTYLTVHRRRPGMRIGRGSPEGQQQ; encoded by the coding sequence ATGACGTCGGACGACGGCGACTTCCCGGGCGGTGACGCCCCGCTCCCGCGGATCCTGTGCGACACGTCCGCCCTGGCCGCCCTCGACGACGGATCCACCGGCGCCCTGTGGCGGCTCGCCGAGTCCGGCAGGCAACTCGACGCCAACGTCGTGCGGGTCCCGCCGGGACACCGGGTCGGCACCCACCGCGAACCCGAACTCGACGTCCTCCTGCTGGTCCTGGCCGGTGACGGCACCCTCACCGCCCCCGACGGCCCGCACCCCCTCGCCGCCGGCGCCCTCACCTGGCTCCCGCACGGCTCCACCCGCAGCCTCGACGCCGGTCCCGACGGCCTGACCTACCTCACGGTCCACCGCCGGCGGCCCGGCATGCGCATCGGGCGCGGAAGTCCGGAAGGACAACAACAGTGA